Part of the Ignavibacteriales bacterium genome is shown below.
ACCATCAACAACTTTTTTCTGCAGCTAATCCGGAAACATTATCTAACTGTGTTATAATGCTGTCAATTATCTCATCATAAGTCCTATGGAATAATCTGTTGTTTCAGTTCCATTCATATTAAAAGTAAACGATCCGCAGATAAAGTACCGCCGGAAACAGAAGTGGATGTAACAACTGCTTTATCATTATTTATAGCTTTGGTAACAATGCTAGAAAGATCTTCAAAGGATATATTTCCATCAGTAAAATCACTTGCTTCAAGCAGACTGAAACATTACTTGTGAACTGCCCACCTTCACCATCACCACCTTTTATTGCAAAAGTATAAGTCCCTGGTGTTGTGATTGAGGAAAAATCTGCAGATTTTTATCTAAGGAAACAACTAAATCATTTTTTGCAAGTTGATTTACGCGAAGAGCAAAAGCTCCTTTTTGAGCAGCAGTACTTGCACTTACCGTAACGGCTGTTGTGTTGCTTGAGGTTGCTTTTTTACTGCAAACGCAGATGAAGTTCCAGTTGCTTTTAAAATAGACATTTTACTCTTGGAGTGCATCAACTTTTATTAATAAGCCTGAGTAAATATTGGAGATACTTGACTACTTTGTTTTACGTGTTTCCAAGAGGTAAATACTTTTTTGAGATTCATTGCTTGTGTAGCTATACACTAATGAATTTATCCCGAAGTTGTTAAAAGATCATAAGCCATTGCAAAACCTATTTGTTTTCAATTGCTTTTATCCAGCTATCTCTTAGTTCGGATAATATTGTTGTAACTATTCAAAATTTCCTTTTCGTGCCTGATCCTGGCAGAACTGATAAGTTTTATCAAGTTTATTGCAAGATCTTTATAGCTTTCATCATCAAATCTTAGAAATCCTATTAACTCTTGAATTGCATTATTTGTTTTAATCATATCTTTCTTTCGGCGTGAACAACGGCAAAATCAAAAACTTTAATAAAAAGTTGTTCCAAGAGAAGCATTAAGAATCTGATTTGTTAGATAAGGATTAAGTTTACTTTTATTTAGCATAGTAGCTTGATACATTTTTTATTTTTCCCAGTTCTTTCTTAAAAATACCCCCGAAGAAATTTCCTCAGGGGAACACCCAGTTACTTATTTAAAGATTATCTAAATAAAGATAGAAGACTTTGTGGAGCTGCGTTAAGTGTACCTAACATTGCTGTCCCAATTTGTGTTCCTATCTGACCTTTAGTTGCATTCAATTGTTCCATTGCCATATCTGCATCGAACAGACTTGAAATCAATGCCGTGTTATTAGCAATTGAAGCTGTAAGATATTCTTCTCTTGACGCAAAAGTTTGACTGTAGTTACCATGTAACCTAAAGCTGTTTTAATATCAGCTTGGAAATCAGTTACTGCTTGAGTTAATGATCCAGCATCACCAGCTTTTTACCGCATCTAAAGCTGTCTGGTTGTCGTCATATCAACTTGAGCACCGATGTTAATAACAGATGAAGCAGATCCGCCAGAGCCAAATGAACTGCTTGTACTTGCAAGAACGTCTGTTCCGTTGATCTTTGTATTAGAAAGAATACTCTGAATTTCGTCTGCAATTGCTTTTAACGTCTTTTTGAAGACTTTCTTGACTCTTTAATGGGTCTTTTGCGTCTTCTTGTTTAGCAATAATCTGATTTAATTTGTCGTCAACAAGTATTAAAGCAGATTCAGCGGTTGATAACCAGTTCTTACCTGAAGAAATGTTATTCAACTGAGCTTTCATTTTCAAGTTACCTGCTTCTAATTCTTTTCCAACTTTAAAACCAGAAGTATCGTCGCCTACACTGTTGATCTTTCATTGTAGCAAGACGTAACTGTGCTTTGTTTGTTTGAGCACTAACTTTTGAAAGTGCGTTGTGCATAAATGCATCAAGGTTGGTGTTAATTTGAAAAGCCTATGAGAGAACCTCCGTGTTATTTTAATCAAGCATCCTTTGCTTGATTGTTTGTTAATGTTGTTTATTAAAAGAACCTTTTTGTGTTCTGTTAGATTATCGTAGTCGGTAATAATTTGTTTAGAGGTTTTATAAATAATTTTTTATGCAGGTTGATATGATTCTGAGTTTTTTAGGATTGGATTGAGTTTTTCTTTCAATAAATCGATTTTTTGCTTGATTTGAGGCTTGTCTGAACAATTAGCTTGCAGGCTGTAAAAGCATTGGCTTACGCTCTCATAATCATTTTGTGTAATGTAAATAGAAATTAAATTGATGTAAACCGCAGGATCATTTTCAAATTGTAAAGATTTATTAAACAACTCAAGAGCTTTTAAATGATTCTGAATCGGTATAAATCTGTGCAAGGTTTTTTATAAAGAGTTGATGATTCTGGGAATACTTTTAGTAATACGTCAATCACATTAATAGTTGAGATTTCATCTTTACAATTTTTAATTATCTCAATTACAGTGCTTAAATGTTTTGGCTGAATAATTTTTTTAATAATTCGGAATCAAAATCTTTAACAGAATTTTTATTAAAAGATTTTCAATCAACGATTGTACAATTTCCTTGTTGATGTTCTTATTGTTTGAAATAAAATCAGTTAAATCGATTAATATTTTTCAGCATCATCTTTACAATTTAATTTTAGATGTAAATTTATTGCCCGCAGATACAGATCAATTTGATCTAAAATATTTTCGCTTTCAATTTTTGATTTACAATCAAGTAAATTTTTATTTGCATCTACTGTCAACAAAATATATTTAAGCGCTTCATTAAAATTTTCTGCTCTTCAAAAGATGACATAAATAAGATAGCTAAGTTCTGGTTTTTCTTTTAGATTTTTGAAGGATTTTAATGCGAGCTCTAAAGCGGTTTGCAATTCATTCCTTTCAAACTTAATCTGAGCTTTATAAAACAAGGCTAAACTAAGATAATTAACTGCAAGTGATTTACCTTTAATTAATCTGTTTATCCGCAGCTCTGCTTCATCAAATTTATCTAATGAAATAAGTGTTTGGATTAACTTTAAACTATCATAAACATTTGCTTTTTTTATTTTCGTTAGATAAAAAGCAGTGAAAGGTTTCTTTCTTTTTTTTGTTTCAAAACACCTTCATCAATTGCATAACCGTGATGTATGATTTCTATTTCAGAGTCAATCAATGGAATTTTATTTTTTTTCAGAGAGTCAACTACTTGTTCGTGAACCTTACCTACAAACTCAACTCCCGGAAAATTTGCAAACAATCGAGGATATCTCATAACACTTCCATTTACATCGGAAGTGCCAATACTTTTAACGCTGCAGTAAACTCCAGCAGGAGCGTGTGATTTATACTTTTTAACTTCCTCAATAGAATCATGGTTCATTTTCTTCATCAGCGTCAAGATATAGAATCCAGTTACCGATACATTTAGTTAAAGCAAAATTTCTCGCTGCGGAAAAATCATTTACCCAATCAAAATGAAAAATCTTTGCATTAAAGGATTCAGCAATCTCTATTGTATTATCGGTTGAACCGGTATCAACAATAACAATCTCATCAACAACATCTTTAACCGAAGAAAGACATCTTGCAAGATGTCTTTCTTCATTCTTTACAATCATACTTAAGCTAAGTGTTGGCATCTGTTATTTTTCAACTTCAACTTGTTCAACAAGGCTTTCCAAAAGCGAATTATGGTTTTCTGGTAATGATAAAACTTCATTTACAGATTTAAGAGCTTCAACAGCTTTTGCATTTTCAGGATTATTTTTAACAGCCCATTCAATCATAGTTTTTGATTCCTCAAACATTTCTGTCTGATAGAAGACTTGGCCCAATCCAAAGCAAGCATCTGAAGAAGCTGGATTAAGTTTAAGTGCTTCTTCAAAATAGAATTTAGCTTTTTCAAGATCTTTAACAACTAATGAAATATTTGCTGCAAGCATTAATAAATCTTCTTTCGAGATTATTGAAACTGCATTGTCAGAAGATTCAAAATGTTTTACTGCCGATTCGATATTATTTAATGCTAAATCAAACTCTTTATCTTTAATATTATTTTGGGCGCGTTTGAATCTTTTAACAAAATCATCTCTGTCAATTGAAATAAACAAGCTTCTCTGATGATTGAAAGACTTATTCCTTAACCATATTTCATCTGGATCAGCGCCCCATTTATTAACAAATATTCCTCGATTCGTTTTTAATCTTTCAGCATATTTTTTCTCACCTTCAGCCTTAAAACTCTTGGAACCGAAATGATGAATAAAAACATCTTGCGCTACTACCGTTTTGAATCCAGCCAACTGAGTGCGTAAACAGTAATCGTCATCTTCAAAATTTCCTGGGGTAAATCGCTCATCAAGTCCACCGATTTTTTCTATTACTTCTCGTTTAATAAGCGTGCATAAAAATGCCACTCTAGGAAACTGGAAATATTTGTCTTTGTTTTTCTCTTTAATTGATTTTGCATAGATGTGCATCTCATTAATTGATTTGTAATTAGCTTCTTTGTCTTTTTGAACACCGCTTACTTCATTACTAATCGGACCAACAATACCAATACTATTTTCTGATTCAGCAACCTTAATCAATCTTTCAAGCCAGCCTTCTGTAACAACAATATCGTTGTTTGCAATTAGAATGTATTTACCTTTTGCTGCTTGAATTCCTTGATTGATGGCTTTGGGGAACCCAAGATTTTTGTCGTTATAAATAATTCTAAAATTTCTTTTTGTTTTTCCAATCCCTTTATATACTCTTTTGTATCATCCATACTATTATTATCAACAATTATTAATTCTTCATCTGTGGGATTAAGTTGATTTTTATAAAACGAATCAATAAATTTTTTTGTGTAATCAAGTGAGTTAAATGTTGGAATAATAATAGATATCTTGATTGGGTTTTCTATTGATGTGCTAATAAGGTTCTTATAATACAAATACCATTTTGCTGCATTTTTTTGAATCGAATGTTGTGATAGAACAACTTCTCTTGCGTTTTCTGAAATTATTTCTCTTTTCCTTGAATTAATGATTAAATCTTCGATAGCTTTAATCCAAGAGGTTGTATCATTCTTAACTAATATCCCATTAATTTCATTTATTACAGAAGAATTATATGCTTCAACATCACTTAAAATTGACGCAATCCCAGCAGCAGAATAATCCAACCACTTAATATTTGATTTGGATGCGTTAAATTTATTTTTTAAGCGGAATTAAACCTATATCTATATTAAGCGATTTTAAAATGATTTGCATAATCAGAATAATTGTTAAAATGTTTGGTTACTTACTAACATTACATTGTTTTTCTATTCTTTCTGTTATATCTCCCAAAATAAAAACTCAACTTGTTCTTGGAAACCTTGAATAAATTTCAATAATTGCATCTTCTATTAACATCAAGTCATTTAAATGTGTTTTACTTCCGCTAAAGAGAATCTTTATTTTATTGTTTGCCTTTTTGATCTTATACTCATTTCCCCAAACACTTGTATCAATATAGTTAGGCAGAATTGCAATTTTTGAATTATATTTACAAAATCTTCACGTAAGGAATTTGTAGTTACTGTAATTAAATCTGAATTTTTTAAGTAATCTAGATAATATTCCTTTTTTGAATTATACAATTCATAAAAAGGATGGGCTGGATATAGACTTATCAAATTGTCGTCTATTTCATAAACAATTTTTACTTTTGAATTTCCAATTATTTTTTTTAGCTCTTTAAATGGTATTGTTACAGCAAATTCGCGTTGAACCACAACAATGTCTAATTTCTTAAGATTATCAACTATTATAAAATTTCGAATTGAATTGAAATTCGTTAATGAATGTAGCTTTTCAAGATCAATTAAATTTATAAATTCAATTTGATTTTGTCTTTGAAGTTCATATAGAATCGTAGTTACACGTAGAAAAGGGCAAGCTGAAAAAAAATCAGCTGTAAGAAAACCTATTTTTATTTTTCTCGTATTTTTTGATTTTGTTGTATCATTTGGTAAACCAATTAGAAATTGTTTTTGTTCAATGTTTTGAGAATAATGTCGAACTTCCTTAATAATTTTTACAACATTACCAATTATCTTAAAATTAATTTTCTAAATCTCTTTTATTATTAATTTCTGTTTCATAGACACTTAATAATTCATTAATAACTTTATTTGACGAATAATATTTTAACACAAGT
Proteins encoded:
- a CDS encoding glycosyltransferase family 2 protein, translating into MPTLSLSMIVKNEERHLARCLSSVKDVVDEIVIVDTGSTDNTIEIAESFNAKIFHFDWVNDFSAARNFALTKCIGNWILYLDADEENEP
- a CDS encoding glycosyltransferase, with protein sequence MDYSAAGIASILSDVEAYNSSVINEINGILVKNDTTSWIKAIEDLIINSRKREIISENAREVVLSQHSIQKNAAKWYLYYKNLISTSIENPIKISIIIPTFNSLDYTKKFIDSFYKNQLNPTDEELIIVDNNSMDDTKEYIKGLEKQKEILELFITTKILGSPKPSIKEFKQQKVNTF